The following proteins come from a genomic window of Panicum hallii strain FIL2 chromosome 8, PHallii_v3.1, whole genome shotgun sequence:
- the LOC112872323 gene encoding UBP1-associated protein 2A-like, translated as MGQLVGPTLPPFCRHPSPPLPPAMGKRKKGKADMVPCENPDLAPHFQPTTSSTHDRKHRQPRDPAPGAGSDSEPDPSPPSSPGSVRRLIEAYSRPRLLAILAEAAAADPALRARLGAAADASPSHRRLFVHGLPPRAGAAALAEAFSRFGPLADCHAVADRATGRCRGYGFVSFASRAAARRALRDAPRLSVAGCPVSAQFASAGPGPSAGGGGGAGRRVYVTNVAPGASAERLRAFFSRFGELDGGPFGFDADTGSSRGYALFVYRAAAGAAKAVEEPYRVFEGRTLRCQLANEPARKAKATPAPPPALVAGSATVTPPLTAAKVQAPALQPVLDAIAAAGVGDLATYARDPAQAAALLGQNPALAAAALSSALAAAAAASRSPAAPAVASSPAAASAPIPVAVATGRPATAAAVEPSPVRFGVRTSGGAGLLGPYKPPSSPAVPSSPRRKGTLL; from the coding sequence ATGGGTCAGCTGGTGGGTCCTACGCTGCCTCCATTCTGCCGTcacccctcgccgccgctgccgccggcgatggggaagaggaagaagggcaaAGCCGACATGGTACCCTGCGAGAACCCCGATCTCGCCCCACATTTCCAgcccaccacctcctccacgcACGACCGCAAGCACCGGCAGCCGCGAGACCCCGCCCCGGGCGCCGGCTCCGACTCCGAGCCGgacccctcgccgccgtcctctccggGCTCCGTGCGGCGCCTGATCGAGGCCTACTCGAGGCCCCGCCTCCTCGCcatcctcgcggaggcggccgcggccgaCCCCGCGCTACGCGCccgcctcggcgccgccgccgacgcgtcgCCCTCCCACCGCCGGCTCTTCGTCCACGGCCTgcccccgcgcgccggcgccgccgcgctcgcGGAGGCGTTCTCCCGCTTCGGGCCCCTCGCGGACTGCCACGCCGTCGCGGACCGCGCCACCGGGCGGTGCAGAGGGTACGGCTTCGTGTCCttcgcctcccgcgccgccgcccgccgcgcgctccGGGACGCCCCGCGCCTCAGCGTCGCCGGCTGCCCCGTCTCGGCCCAGTTCGCCTCGGCCGGACCCGGCCCGtccgccggcggtggcggcggcgccgggcggcgggtcTACGTGACCAACGTCGCGCCGGGCGCCAGCGCGGAGCGGCTGCGCGCGTTCTTCTCGCGGTTCGGGGAGCTCGACGGTGGGCCGTTCGGGTTCGACGCCGACACCGGGAGCTCCCGCGGGTACGCGCTATTCGTGTaccgggcggcggccggcgccgcgAAGGCGGTGGAGGAGCCGTACCGCGTGTTCGAGGGGCGCACGCTGCGTTGCCAGCTCGCCAATGAGCCCGCGCGGAAGGCCAAGGCCACCCCCGCGCCGCCACCGGCGCTAGTGGCAGGTTCAGCTACTGTGACACCaccgctgacggcggcgaaggTACAGGCACCCGCTCTGCAGCCGGTGCTTGATGCCatcgcggccgccggcgtgggGGACCTTGCGACGTACGCGCGGGACCCGGCGCAGGCTGCCGCATTGCTCGGGCAGAACCCGGCTCTTGCAGCTGCGGCACTGAGCTCTGCAttggcggctgcggctgcggcttcGCGGAGTCCTGCAGCGCCTGCTGTCGCCTCAAGTCCGGCTGCTGCATCTGCGCCGATTCCAGTGGCTGTGGCCACAGGAAGACCGGCAACGGCAGCAGCAGTAGAGCCATCGCCGGTGAGATTTGGTGTTCGGACAAGTGGCGGCGCAGGGCTGCTTGGGCCATACAAGCCGCCATCGTCGCCAGCGGTGCCATCGTCCCCAAGGAGGAAGGGAACATTGCTGTGA